The Anastrepha ludens isolate Willacy chromosome X, idAnaLude1.1, whole genome shotgun sequence genome includes a window with the following:
- the LOC128869331 gene encoding uncharacterized protein LOC128869331, with product MEQVNRDEVDVMMRLLRKLSAANVSPEERQRLQAQIEEIMGQEPDPFETSGDVEDDEYLPDEDDFGEASDIEQEIELEAVLDENHDDIEDLYREAIALQASTTMESCSTSITQGLIYRSKDGKMWNSNPPPPGRPRCHNVTTFARKGPLRGASPSHKALFKLLLSPEIESIIVRETNRKAIEAFRLWNEKYPSNNQRSSVMTNEDEMYDFFGMLLIAGVFHSNSQPAKELWASYNMPMYKATMSLNRFKSLTTFIRFDNSGTRAERLKQSKSAALDDVWLMLWADFEKAYTNRR from the coding sequence atggaacaagtaaatagggatgaagttgatgtgatgatgcgtttgcttcgtaagctaagtgcagcaaatgtgagtccggaagaacgtcagcgacttcaggcacaaattgaagaaattatggGACAGGAGCCCGATCCATTTGAAACAAGTGGCGACGTAGAAGATGATGAATATTTACCAGATGAAGATGACTTCGGTGAAGCATCAGATATAGAACAGGAAATCGAGTTAGAGGCTGTTCTGGATGAAAACCAtgatgatattgaggatttgtaTAGAGAAGCTATCGCCCTTCAGGCTTCAACCACAATGGAATCATGCAGCACATCTATTACCCAGGGCCTTATATACAGGTCGAAAGATGGTAAGATGTGGAATTCAAATCCTCCACCACCTGGAAGGCCTCGTTGTCACAATGTTACAACTTTTGCTCGTAAAGGGCCACTACGAGGAGCGTCACCGAGTCATAAAGctcttttcaagctattgctgTCTCCTGAAATCGAAAGTATCATTGTGCGGGAAACCAACAGAAAAGCCATTGAAGCGTTTCGTCTATGGAATGAAAAGTATCCCAGTAATAATCAGCGTTCTTCGGTAATGACTAACGAAGACGAAATGTATGATTTTTTTGGGATGCTACTTATTGCTGGTGTATTCCACTCGAATTCTCAGCCAGCGAAAGAATTGTGGGCCAGTTACAATATGCCAATGTATAAGGCCACTATGTCATTGAATCGGTTCAAGAGCTTAACTACTTTCATCCGTTTCGATAACAGTGGTACTCGTGCTGAGAggttgaagcaaagcaaatctGCTGCCCTGGACGATGTATGGCTCATGCTGTGGGCCGATTTTGAGAAAGCATACACTAACCGTCGATGA
- the LOC128869449 gene encoding uncharacterized protein LOC128869449 — translation MPRPTRGNIGRRTRHVNATALQRRSQTPDERAQANASQRERNARNRSVVPEIMRAAFNYNSQINYSMYGYIGIMDAICPHCDAAKFPGEMPGMCCANGKVRLPPLKTPPEPLSSLIFGASENSKHILSHIQQYNSAFQMTSFGATNIIRDNFMPTFKIQGQIYHQACSLLPYPDADYQFLQIYFIGDE, via the exons atgccaCGACCCACACGAGGAAATATAGGTCGACGAACGCGTCATGTAAATGCTACGGCATTACAAAGGCGATCACAGACTCCAGATGAACGAGCACAAGCTAATGCATCGCAGCGTGAACGTAATGCACGAAATAGATCTGTTGTACCTGAAATTATGCGTGCTGCTTTTAATTACAACAGTCAGATCAACTACAGTATGTACGGATATATTGGAATAATGGACGCAATATGTCCACATTGTGATGCGGCTAAATTTCCAGGTGAAATGCCCGGCATGTGTTGTGCTAATGGCAAAGTGAGATTGCCACCATTAAAAACTCCACCCGAACCAttgtcttcattaatttttggggCTTCTGAAAATTCGAAGCACATTTTGAGTCATATTCAACAATACAATTCGGCATTTCAAATGACCTCTTTTGGTGCTACTAACATTATTAGAGATAATTTTATGCCGACGTTTAAG ATTCAGGGCCAAATTTATCATCAAGCTTGTTCGTTATTGCCATACCCCGATGCTGATTATCAATttctgcaaatttattttattggtgatgaa